From a region of the uncultured Desulfatiglans sp. genome:
- a CDS encoding Aconitate hydratase family protein, with protein MLFRFDVQEAQAILDKKRRMLGRGLSYAEKILFLHEGEGSYAKRLTPGQDPVELYPDRVALQDATAQMAMLQFMQSQAERTRVPATIHCDHLLRASRGAEIDLATGCEANREVYDFLSSAAERYGLGFWGPGSGIIHQVVFENYAFPGGLMLGTDSHTPNAGGLGMLAIGVGGADAAEAMLGLPWETPCPIIVGVHLTGRLSSWASAKDVVLEMLRRFTVKGGTGKIFEYFGDGARSLSATEKATITNMGAELGATSSVFVYDESMDAYLRNVGRSGDADEVRAMSGVLAQDDACTADPQSVFADVVELDLASIKPAHAGPFSPDNVTAVAEFARKAEEEGWPKTVSAVLLGSCTNSSYSDLHAAADILEQAARRGLKPKVPFLLSPGSRQIFETIRRNHLLDIFLEAGATILASACGPCIGQWERTDVPKGTPNVIFTTFNRNFRGRNDANPETRAFLTSPAMAAALAIAGTVGFDPERDPLVSASGELFKLIPPEPPALPPDGLVSSKEGFRPPTEDGSGTEVIIPPDSDRLERLKPFDPWDGEDFIDLPILVKTEGKTTTDHISPGGKWLAYRGHLSNISKNLLEGALNAFTRETGHGTNVLTGARGVPFPDLALYYKENAGGCVIIGDWNYGEGSSREHAAMTPRFLGAKAVIARSFARIHEANLKKQGILPFVFSDPSDYDRIGEFDRISILGLDRLAPGKPVTARVSAKNGDSFEIRLDHSLDKKQIEWFKAGSALRGSAT; from the coding sequence ATGCTTTTTCGATTCGACGTGCAGGAGGCGCAAGCCATCCTCGACAAGAAGCGGCGTATGCTGGGGCGCGGCCTTTCCTATGCGGAAAAGATCCTTTTTCTCCACGAAGGTGAAGGCTCCTACGCCAAGCGCCTGACACCCGGCCAAGACCCCGTGGAACTCTACCCGGACCGTGTGGCGCTCCAGGATGCAACGGCCCAGATGGCCATGCTCCAGTTCATGCAGTCCCAGGCCGAGAGGACTCGGGTCCCTGCCACCATCCACTGCGACCATCTTTTGAGGGCCTCCCGAGGCGCGGAAATCGACCTCGCCACCGGCTGCGAGGCCAACCGCGAGGTCTATGATTTTCTTTCGTCGGCGGCCGAACGCTACGGCCTCGGCTTCTGGGGACCCGGATCGGGCATCATCCACCAAGTGGTCTTCGAAAACTACGCTTTTCCCGGCGGCCTGATGCTGGGCACCGATTCGCACACCCCCAATGCCGGGGGGCTAGGCATGTTGGCGATCGGCGTCGGGGGAGCGGATGCGGCCGAGGCCATGCTCGGCCTCCCGTGGGAAACACCCTGTCCAATCATCGTCGGCGTACATCTCACCGGCCGCCTGAGTAGTTGGGCCTCCGCCAAGGACGTCGTCCTGGAGATGCTCCGGCGCTTCACCGTCAAAGGCGGCACGGGCAAGATCTTCGAATACTTCGGTGATGGCGCGCGGTCTCTCTCAGCCACCGAGAAGGCCACCATCACCAATATGGGAGCCGAACTCGGCGCCACCTCCTCCGTGTTCGTCTACGATGAAAGCATGGACGCCTACCTGCGCAACGTTGGACGCAGCGGTGACGCCGACGAAGTCAGGGCCATGTCCGGGGTCCTCGCACAGGACGACGCCTGCACTGCCGATCCTCAAAGCGTCTTTGCGGATGTGGTCGAATTGGACCTCGCGTCGATCAAACCTGCCCACGCCGGTCCCTTCAGCCCTGACAACGTCACCGCCGTCGCCGAGTTCGCCCGCAAGGCCGAAGAGGAAGGGTGGCCGAAAACCGTTTCCGCCGTCCTTCTGGGCTCCTGCACGAATTCATCCTATTCGGATCTCCATGCGGCGGCGGACATCCTCGAGCAGGCCGCTCGCCGAGGCCTCAAACCGAAGGTGCCTTTTCTCCTTTCACCAGGCTCGCGCCAAATCTTCGAGACGATCCGCCGCAACCACCTTTTAGACATTTTTCTCGAGGCAGGCGCGACAATCCTGGCCTCCGCCTGCGGCCCATGCATAGGCCAATGGGAGCGGACAGACGTTCCCAAGGGGACGCCCAACGTCATCTTCACCACCTTCAATCGCAATTTCCGCGGAAGGAACGACGCCAACCCGGAGACAAGGGCGTTTCTCACCTCCCCCGCCATGGCGGCAGCGCTCGCGATCGCCGGTACGGTGGGCTTCGACCCGGAGCGGGACCCCCTTGTCTCCGCCTCCGGCGAACTCTTCAAGCTGATCCCCCCCGAACCGCCCGCCCTCCCCCCCGACGGCCTTGTCTCCAGCAAGGAGGGCTTCCGCCCCCCCACCGAGGACGGCAGTGGCACAGAGGTGATCATCCCCCCTGATTCCGACCGGCTTGAGCGGTTGAAGCCGTTCGATCCCTGGGACGGCGAGGACTTCATCGACCTTCCGATCCTCGTCAAGACGGAGGGAAAGACCACCACCGACCACATCTCCCCGGGCGGAAAATGGCTGGCCTACCGGGGGCACTTGAGCAATATCTCGAAGAATCTGCTGGAAGGCGCCCTCAATGCCTTCACCCGGGAAACCGGACACGGCACCAACGTCTTGACCGGCGCCCGCGGGGTCCCCTTCCCCGACCTCGCCCTGTATTACAAAGAGAACGCGGGCGGATGCGTCATCATCGGGGATTGGAATTACGGCGAGGGCTCCAGCCGGGAGCATGCAGCCATGACTCCGCGCTTTCTCGGCGCAAAGGCCGTCATTGCGCGCTCCTTCGCCCGCATCCATGAGGCGAACCTCAAGAAGCAGGGCATTCTGCCCTTCGTATTCTCCGATCCGTCGGACTACGACAGAATCGGTGAGTTCGATCGCATCAGTATTCTGGGATTGGACCGGCTCGCACCCGGCAAACCGGTTACCGCCAGGGTGTCGGCGAAAAACGGCGATTCTTTTGAGATCCG
- a CDS encoding hypothetical protein (Evidence 5 : Unknown function), giving the protein MFRLLPHQGRQPACRSGLKVAAQANVGIDAEMDKRKRFRMGSRASWDRCFPADAG; this is encoded by the coding sequence GTGTTCCGGCTCCTCCCGCATCAGGGACGTCAGCCCGCATGCCGAAGCGGGCTGAAGGTCGCTGCGCAGGCCAATGTCGGAATCGATGCTGAGATGGACAAAAGGAAGCGTTTCCGGATGGGCAGCCGGGCATCATGGGATCGTTGTTTCCCGGCGGATGCCGGCTGA
- a CDS encoding Phosphodiesterase, with protein MRDERPSAIVGVVSDTHGLLRPEVEERLGGVDLIVHAGDVGNPVILDRLRRIAPLRTVRGNTDRGPWARDLPRSDLFEYEGRGFYVIHDILEMDIDPRAAQVAVVISGHSHRPLIESREGILYLNPGSAGPRRFLLPVAMAKLAIRPDGLDPEIILLQG; from the coding sequence ATGCGGGATGAAAGACCATCGGCGATTGTAGGGGTTGTTTCCGACACCCATGGACTGCTGCGCCCCGAGGTTGAAGAACGTCTCGGGGGTGTCGACTTGATCGTGCACGCGGGGGACGTGGGCAATCCTGTGATTCTGGACCGTCTTCGCCGTATTGCGCCGCTCAGGACCGTGCGGGGCAATACGGATCGCGGGCCTTGGGCCCGCGACCTGCCGCGATCGGATCTGTTCGAGTACGAGGGGCGAGGCTTTTACGTGATCCACGACATTCTGGAGATGGACATCGACCCGCGTGCGGCGCAGGTTGCAGTGGTCATCAGCGGCCACTCGCACAGGCCGTTGATCGAGAGCCGCGAAGGCATCTTGTATCTCAACCCGGGCAGCGCCGGCCCCCGCCGTTTCCTCCTGCCTGTGGCGATGGCGAAGCTGGCGATCCGTCCCGACGGTCTGGACCCGGAGATCATCCTCCTTCAAGGGTGA
- a CDS encoding hypothetical protein (Evidence 5 : Unknown function): MTTSFSEVQPMVDRSAHWLVMVLVTGLFAVFCTSAAWAGVIEGSVEETDGARVKVRFAAAEMPETGDFVDLGLEDSDGRTTLLGTWKVTEVADGFVWAEALDEAAEPTPQARAFIYAGSADACAEKRAGMASAIGPERQAVGHAKTGASGEAEIGREVVAAFRAAHNRVNPHGLQGKTGLEESGWLGVTLKMVTLDLAKSFGMSGPQGVLVASIFAGGPAEKAGFHQDDVIVNFDGTPISNCHVMPDLLACASPGKKVTVVLWRGGKLISKEVVMGAQPWAVGGEEKKTVAKTARKTNP, from the coding sequence TTGACGACATCCTTTTCGGAGGTTCAACCCATGGTGGATCGGTCGGCTCACTGGCTGGTGATGGTGCTTGTAACGGGGCTGTTCGCTGTATTTTGCACAAGCGCAGCGTGGGCAGGGGTCATTGAAGGAAGTGTCGAGGAGACGGACGGCGCGAGGGTCAAGGTCCGGTTCGCCGCTGCCGAGATGCCCGAGACAGGGGATTTCGTCGATCTGGGGTTGGAGGACTCCGACGGAAGGACGACGTTGCTTGGTACCTGGAAGGTGACGGAGGTCGCTGACGGGTTTGTCTGGGCTGAGGCCCTGGATGAGGCTGCCGAGCCGACACCGCAGGCGAGGGCCTTTATTTACGCGGGGTCTGCGGACGCTTGTGCCGAAAAAAGGGCCGGTATGGCATCCGCAATCGGCCCTGAGAGACAGGCCGTTGGTCACGCCAAGACAGGCGCTTCGGGTGAGGCCGAGATCGGGCGTGAAGTCGTTGCGGCCTTCAGGGCCGCCCACAACCGGGTGAACCCGCATGGCCTGCAGGGGAAAACAGGTTTGGAGGAGTCGGGGTGGCTGGGTGTCACCCTGAAGATGGTGACCCTTGACCTCGCAAAGTCCTTCGGGATGTCCGGACCCCAGGGGGTGCTCGTGGCCAGCATCTTTGCGGGAGGGCCGGCCGAAAAGGCGGGATTTCATCAGGATGATGTCATAGTGAATTTCGACGGCACGCCGATATCCAATTGCCACGTGATGCCGGATCTCCTGGCCTGTGCGAGCCCGGGCAAGAAGGTGACCGTGGTCCTGTGGCGCGGGGGCAAACTGATTTCGAAAGAAGTCGTGATGGGAGCCCAGCCCTGGGCGGTGGGCGGCGAAGAGAAGAAGACCGTCGCGAAGACCGCCAGGAAGACAAACCCTTAA
- a CDS encoding hypothetical protein (Evidence 5 : Unknown function): MKEMHIKLSDLWRATLADYTGNEGYIGIDPEGERYHIIVPVDRQIARSVRAGIPPEDGTPFGGYSGWRYFGCLPYEGDKIDHGKDRQAREERTLENGWLLQKWGTALGLEIRLLKDLL; encoded by the coding sequence ATGAAGGAAATGCATATCAAGTTGAGCGATCTGTGGCGCGCCACACTCGCTGACTACACGGGGAATGAAGGGTATATCGGCATCGATCCGGAAGGTGAGCGCTACCACATCATCGTACCGGTCGACCGGCAGATCGCGCGAAGCGTCAGGGCAGGCATTCCACCCGAGGACGGGACCCCTTTCGGGGGCTACTCCGGTTGGCGTTATTTTGGCTGTCTTCCCTACGAAGGCGACAAAATCGACCACGGAAAAGACCGGCAGGCAAGAGAGGAACGTACCCTTGAAAACGGCTGGCTGCTTCAGAAATGGGGCACAGCCCTGGGGCTTGAGATCCGGCTTCTGAAGGATCTTCTTTAA
- a CDS encoding UspA domain protein, with product MFLNILVPSDFTEKSLHAARIALQLAKLQQGAKVTLLHIIETIEGAEYDEFAEFYEKLHKRAVRKMQKLVESLGSEAAAAQTAIVFGKRVPEIIHFVDEHQVDLIVLGSHRIDPEKAPQGLGTISYKVGILSPCPVLMVK from the coding sequence ATGTTCCTAAATATCCTGGTTCCGTCCGACTTTACGGAGAAAAGCTTGCATGCGGCCAGGATTGCGCTGCAATTGGCCAAGCTGCAGCAGGGCGCCAAAGTCACCTTGCTCCACATTATCGAAACGATCGAAGGAGCGGAATACGACGAATTCGCTGAATTCTACGAGAAGCTGCACAAACGCGCGGTCAGGAAGATGCAGAAGCTGGTCGAATCTTTGGGGTCCGAGGCTGCCGCTGCACAAACCGCCATCGTGTTCGGCAAACGGGTGCCTGAAATCATTCACTTCGTCGATGAACACCAGGTGGATCTGATCGTCCTCGGCTCCCACAGGATCGATCCGGAAAAAGCCCCTCAGGGTCTGGGCACCATCAGCTACAAAGTGGGCATTCTTTCTCCATGCCCCGTGCTGATGGTAAAATGA
- a CDS encoding hypothetical protein (Evidence 5 : Unknown function) codes for MTNATGRHADEALPLTGNGVRECDEAERLLLGIQACQCFKDHRFHVGRLSIIRHPARNLYP; via the coding sequence GTGACAAACGCCACAGGCCGACACGCGGATGAGGCCCTTCCCCTCACCGGGAACGGGGTTCGGGAGTGTGACGAGGCTGAGAGGCTGCTTCTCGGTATCCAGGCGTGTCAATGTTTCAAGGATCACCGCTTTCATGTCGGCCGCCTCTCAATTATCAGACACCCTGCACGAAATTTATACCCTTAA
- a CDS encoding exported hypothetical protein (Evidence 5 : Unknown function), giving the protein MVFFANLCVNLHVCLCGDLQVASAQTLDFLDIGKKSSFPDGNWTLGSFERALAGGLCPAERPPAGWSSAQTMFAPLRV; this is encoded by the coding sequence ATGGTCTTTTTTGCCAATCTCTGCGTCAATCTGCACGTTTGCTTGTGCGGCGACCTGCAGGTCGCCTCCGCGCAAACGCTTGATTTCCTTGATATTGGCAAAAAATCCTCATTTCCGGATGGAAACTGGACGCTGGGTTCGTTCGAACGGGCCCTTGCGGGGGGTCTCTGCCCCGCTGAACGCCCTCCCGCAGGATGGAGCTCGGCCCAAACCATGTTTGCGCCCTTAAGGGTATAA
- a CDS encoding putative Flavodoxin (Evidence 3 : Putative function from multiple computational evidences), whose product MKVLVAFLSETGNTAKLANGIFEAVTEAEKDLLPIPEVQNAADYDLIFCGFPVHAHSVPGKVEAFVKSIPEGKKIAFFATHGSLRGGELAITAFYHALTIGSKLKILGTFGSRGQVKPALIDALMQKPENKAWAEEAQSAAGHPDKADIDDVKAFAQTMLMRARAR is encoded by the coding sequence ATGAAGGTATTGGTTGCATTTCTGTCCGAAACGGGGAACACGGCAAAGTTGGCCAACGGCATTTTCGAGGCGGTAACGGAAGCGGAGAAGGATCTTTTGCCCATTCCGGAGGTACAGAACGCCGCCGATTACGACTTGATCTTCTGCGGTTTTCCCGTTCATGCACATAGTGTCCCAGGCAAAGTGGAAGCCTTTGTCAAGTCGATCCCCGAAGGGAAGAAAATCGCTTTTTTCGCCACCCATGGCTCCCTGCGGGGAGGGGAACTGGCCATCACGGCCTTCTACCATGCGCTGACCATCGGTTCGAAGCTCAAGATCCTCGGCACCTTCGGATCACGTGGTCAGGTCAAACCCGCGCTGATCGATGCCCTGATGCAGAAACCCGAGAACAAGGCATGGGCGGAAGAGGCGCAGAGCGCAGCCGGTCATCCCGACAAAGCGGACATCGACGACGTGAAGGCATTCGCGCAGACGATGCTCATGCGGGCCCGCGCACGTTAG
- a CDS encoding putative L-fuculose phosphate aldolase (Evidence 3 : Putative function from multiple computational evidences), with product MSREKAPPKPPSNASKKSFCRQCRLMYDRRLVCGSGGNLALRNSACILLSPTGHSLRALQPAQVAVTDGDGHLIEGLRPTREAGMHLAVLRARPDVHAVCHTHGAAIIAAASLLPPGPESLPPITPGFALCAHPLPVIPYFTPGSNELSAAVANILGNGGRQAVLLQNHGLVTAGRDFDEAFNVAEEVEEAAHAYLLARGKARFLTSADLDRLK from the coding sequence ATGAGCAGAGAAAAGGCGCCGCCAAAACCACCTTCCAACGCATCGAAAAAGAGCTTCTGCCGTCAATGCCGCCTGATGTATGACCGGCGGCTCGTCTGCGGATCCGGCGGCAATCTGGCGCTCCGCAACAGCGCCTGCATCCTGCTTTCCCCGACCGGCCATTCCCTGCGCGCGCTACAGCCTGCTCAGGTAGCAGTGACAGACGGAGACGGGCATCTCATCGAAGGCCTTCGGCCGACGCGCGAAGCCGGAATGCACCTGGCGGTCCTGCGGGCGAGGCCTGATGTCCACGCGGTCTGCCACACCCACGGCGCAGCGATCATCGCAGCCGCAAGCCTGCTCCCCCCCGGGCCGGAATCCCTGCCCCCCATTACACCAGGCTTCGCGCTCTGCGCGCACCCTCTCCCTGTGATTCCCTACTTTACACCCGGTTCGAACGAACTGTCGGCGGCCGTCGCCAACATTCTGGGGAACGGCGGCCGTCAGGCGGTCCTCCTCCAAAACCACGGTCTGGTGACGGCGGGCCGCGATTTCGACGAGGCCTTCAACGTCGCCGAAGAGGTCGAAGAGGCCGCCCACGCATACCTCCTGGCTCGAGGAAAGGCCCGTTTTCTTACTTCCGCCGATCTCGATCGTCTGAAGTGA
- a CDS encoding hypothetical protein (Evidence 5 : Unknown function) encodes MEGGFGGAFSLLMSLPLSDVVVQRFAAGIDRRTMKGSGADPGPDGCAAISAGDHTARRNRFL; translated from the coding sequence TTGGAAGGTGGTTTTGGCGGCGCCTTTTCTCTGCTCATGTCGCTCCCTCTGTCAGACGTTGTGGTTCAGCGGTTCGCGGCCGGTATCGACCGGCGAACGATGAAGGGTTCCGGTGCAGACCCTGGACCGGATGGGTGCGCGGCGATTTCCGCCGGAGACCACACCGCTCGGCGAAATCGCTTCCTTTGA
- a CDS encoding conserved hypothetical protein (Evidence 4 : Unknown function but conserved in other organisms), with protein sequence MNDDKPLTAAATTIASIENKRKPGQVVDIRYVAEEGAFVTAGIEAHFAEKEIMIPSRLVLQDFQLMGTILSALLEKLSEAQDAEAAFSYASHFEAMGRFYLLKEGERYMHLSLAEEGKPQENLN encoded by the coding sequence GTGAATGACGACAAGCCGTTGACAGCAGCTGCAACGACGATTGCATCCATCGAGAACAAAAGGAAGCCCGGCCAGGTGGTCGATATCCGCTACGTGGCCGAGGAGGGGGCCTTTGTCACCGCAGGGATCGAGGCGCACTTCGCCGAAAAGGAAATCATGATCCCTTCGCGTCTGGTCCTGCAGGATTTTCAGCTGATGGGGACGATCCTCTCTGCGCTTCTCGAGAAGCTTTCCGAGGCCCAGGACGCTGAGGCGGCCTTTTCCTATGCCTCGCATTTCGAGGCAATGGGACGCTTTTATCTGCTGAAAGAAGGCGAGCGGTATATGCATTTGTCGCTGGCCGAGGAGGGCAAACCGCAAGAGAATCTCAACTGA
- a CDS encoding Fumarylacetoacetate hydrolase family protein, with translation MRIAQYRHGDEIRIGVIGEEGLQPVDFRGDLIDYLKQRVELRPAGAPLPFGQVLWAPAVSRPSKIVAIGLNYRDHADESGGRAPERPLLFAKFPNSVAAHGEAVTWDTSLTDKVDYEAELAVVIGRRSRNLGVGDALAAVFGYTCANDVSARDLQFGDRQWVRGKSLDSFCPLGPWIVTADAFTEPLDLEITCRVNGRLMQSSRTSRMIFNVPELVSFLSRNFTLQPGDVILTGTPSGVGAFRDPPFYLRSGDEVSVTIEGIGTLTNPCRTV, from the coding sequence ATGAGGATCGCGCAGTACCGCCACGGGGATGAGATACGCATCGGTGTGATCGGGGAGGAGGGCCTTCAACCGGTTGATTTCCGCGGTGACCTGATCGATTACCTGAAACAGCGGGTGGAACTCCGCCCGGCGGGTGCACCGCTCCCGTTCGGCCAGGTCCTCTGGGCCCCGGCCGTATCCCGGCCCTCCAAGATTGTGGCCATCGGCCTGAACTACAGGGATCATGCCGATGAAAGCGGGGGGCGCGCGCCTGAACGGCCGCTTCTTTTTGCCAAATTTCCGAACAGCGTCGCGGCGCACGGCGAGGCGGTCACCTGGGACACGTCTTTGACCGACAAGGTGGATTACGAGGCGGAATTGGCCGTGGTCATCGGGCGGCGGAGCAGAAACCTCGGCGTCGGCGATGCGCTCGCGGCCGTCTTCGGCTACACGTGCGCGAACGATGTCAGCGCCAGGGATTTGCAGTTCGGGGATCGGCAGTGGGTGCGCGGGAAGTCCCTTGACAGCTTCTGTCCGCTTGGCCCGTGGATCGTGACAGCCGATGCCTTCACGGAGCCGCTCGATTTGGAGATCACCTGCCGGGTGAACGGCCGGCTGATGCAGTCCAGCCGAACGAGCCGGATGATCTTCAATGTCCCGGAGTTGGTTTCCTTCCTGTCGCGCAACTTCACGCTTCAGCCCGGCGATGTGATTCTGACCGGGACCCCGAGCGGGGTCGGCGCCTTTCGCGATCCGCCTTTCTACCTTCGGTCCGGCGATGAGGTCTCGGTGACCATCGAAGGCATAGGGACGCTCACCAACCCCTGCCGGACGGTGTGA
- a CDS encoding conserved hypothetical protein (Evidence 4 : Unknown function but conserved in other organisms), with translation MSEERVFFESEGLALEGLISRRPGLRGAVITHPHPLYGGDMHNPVVAALVQAYGRAEFTTLRFNFRGVGSSRGTHGGGVGEQADLRAACDLLAREGKTQVDLAGYSFGAWVIAHALARLPQVRDVVMVSPPAAFMDFSGLQILDRLSLVITGNGDDIAPADLLERLVPQWNPEAVLKVIPGTDHFYWGKVRELEAVLGEHLAVEKKPGTVAGEER, from the coding sequence TTGAGTGAGGAAAGGGTCTTTTTTGAAAGCGAAGGGCTGGCCCTCGAGGGCCTGATCAGCCGGCGGCCCGGGCTGCGCGGCGCGGTGATCACCCATCCGCATCCGCTTTACGGCGGGGATATGCACAACCCCGTCGTGGCTGCGCTTGTGCAGGCCTACGGCCGGGCCGAATTCACCACCTTGCGCTTTAATTTCAGGGGCGTCGGGTCCAGCCGCGGAACCCACGGCGGAGGGGTCGGCGAACAGGCTGATCTTAGGGCCGCCTGCGACCTCCTGGCGCGGGAGGGAAAGACGCAGGTGGACTTGGCGGGATATTCGTTCGGGGCCTGGGTGATCGCCCATGCGCTGGCGCGGCTGCCGCAGGTGCGCGATGTGGTGATGGTGTCCCCCCCGGCCGCTTTCATGGATTTCAGCGGCCTGCAGATATTGGACCGGCTCAGCCTTGTGATCACGGGAAATGGAGATGACATCGCGCCCGCCGATCTTTTGGAGCGTCTGGTTCCGCAGTGGAACCCCGAGGCTGTTTTGAAGGTGATCCCCGGCACGGATCATTTCTATTGGGGGAAGGTACGGGAGCTCGAGGCGGTTTTAGGGGAGCATCTGGCGGTGGAAAAAAAGCCCGGGACGGTTGCAGGAGAGGAGCGCTGA
- a CDS encoding Mannose-6-phosphate isomerase, class I — MEKETPFSGLGLLENRVMHYAWGSRTAIPRLLGADEAAAEPWAELWMGAHKKAPSCLVRNGERFLLDRWIAQHPEEVLGTSAASRYGSELPFLFKILAADEPLSIQVHPDRRQAWEGFERENREGVPLDGLDRNFRDPNHKPELLVAVTPFEALKGFRPAAEIGELLGRARVPIQLSGLQGAADGADPQAIRELFRALFELPAGAREQCLEKTMGCARTLDGAHPAFEWVARLGERYRADIGVLAPLFMNLVRLDPGEGFFVAPGELHAYLGGVGLELMANSDNVVRAGLTGKRIDLEGLLGIARFEPHPVEVLQPRTRHPLESVFEVPAEEFGLSRIALREGDCYVAEAEHSVEILLCIEGEALIRDAVTGEVLRLREGSSALVAAAVRSYTVQGRAVLYRAYVPEA, encoded by the coding sequence ATGGAAAAGGAAACACCTTTTTCCGGCCTTGGCCTGTTGGAGAACCGTGTAATGCACTATGCCTGGGGGTCCCGGACCGCCATTCCCCGGCTGCTGGGCGCAGATGAGGCCGCCGCCGAGCCGTGGGCCGAGCTTTGGATGGGGGCGCACAAGAAGGCCCCTTCGTGTCTGGTTCGGAATGGTGAACGGTTCCTGCTGGACCGGTGGATCGCGCAGCACCCCGAAGAGGTGCTTGGGACGTCCGCGGCGAGCCGATACGGGTCGGAGCTGCCATTCCTCTTCAAGATCCTCGCGGCGGATGAGCCGCTGTCGATCCAGGTTCATCCGGACCGGCGGCAGGCTTGGGAAGGATTCGAGCGGGAGAACCGTGAGGGAGTCCCGCTCGACGGCCTCGATAGAAATTTCAGGGACCCCAACCACAAACCCGAACTGCTGGTGGCTGTGACGCCCTTCGAGGCGTTGAAGGGGTTCCGGCCTGCGGCCGAGATAGGTGAACTCCTCGGGCGTGCCCGGGTGCCTATACAGCTGAGCGGATTGCAGGGGGCTGCGGACGGTGCGGATCCACAGGCCATCAGGGAGCTTTTTCGTGCGCTTTTTGAACTGCCGGCCGGCGCACGCGAACAGTGCCTCGAAAAGACGATGGGTTGCGCTCGTACCCTGGATGGAGCCCACCCGGCATTCGAGTGGGTGGCTCGTCTAGGGGAGCGATACCGGGCCGATATCGGTGTCCTCGCGCCGCTTTTCATGAACCTCGTTCGGCTCGACCCTGGTGAAGGATTCTTCGTCGCGCCGGGGGAACTGCACGCCTATCTCGGGGGAGTGGGACTCGAACTCATGGCGAACTCCGACAACGTCGTCAGGGCCGGATTGACCGGGAAGCGGATCGATCTTGAAGGCCTGCTTGGCATCGCACGCTTCGAGCCGCATCCGGTTGAGGTCCTCCAACCCAGGACCAGACACCCGCTCGAGTCCGTCTTCGAGGTACCGGCGGAGGAGTTCGGGCTGTCGCGGATTGCGCTGAGGGAAGGGGACTGCTATGTGGCAGAGGCAGAGCACAGCGTCGAGATCCTTCTGTGTATCGAAGGCGAGGCCTTGATCAGGGATGCCGTTACGGGCGAGGTGCTCCGTCTCCGGGAGGGTTCCTCCGCCTTGGTGGCGGCCGCGGTCCGCTCCTACACCGTCCAGGGTCGCGCCGTTCTGTACAGGGCATATGTTCCGGAGGCCTGA